A window from Pseudomonas sp. MRSN 12121 encodes these proteins:
- the mlaE gene encoding lipid asymmetry maintenance ABC transporter permease subunit MlaE — protein sequence MRKVSLLERIRLFGHSGIDVLAVLGRSSLMLFHVLFGRSQAGGGFGLLVKQLHSVGVMSLVIIVVSGVFIGMVLALQGFNILSSYGSEQAVGQMVALTLLRELGPVVTALLFAGRAGSALTAEIGNMKATEQLSSLEMIGVDPLKYIVAPRLWAGFISLPLLAMIFSVVGIWGGSWVAVDWLGVYDGSYWSNMQNSVTFSDDVLNGIIKSIVFAFVVTWIAVFQGYDCEPTSEGISRATTKTVVYASLAVLGLDFILTALMFGDF from the coding sequence ATGCGCAAAGTATCTTTATTGGAGCGGATTCGCCTGTTCGGTCACTCGGGCATCGATGTGCTCGCGGTGCTCGGACGTTCGAGCCTGATGCTGTTTCATGTGCTGTTCGGCCGCAGCCAGGCCGGCGGCGGCTTTGGCCTGCTGGTCAAGCAGTTGCATTCGGTGGGCGTGATGTCCCTGGTGATCATCGTGGTCTCCGGGGTGTTCATCGGCATGGTGCTGGCGCTGCAGGGCTTCAACATCCTGTCCAGCTACGGTTCGGAGCAGGCGGTGGGGCAGATGGTCGCCCTGACCTTGCTGCGTGAACTGGGGCCGGTGGTCACGGCGCTGCTCTTCGCTGGTCGGGCCGGCTCGGCGCTGACCGCGGAAATCGGCAACATGAAGGCTACCGAGCAGCTCTCCAGCCTGGAGATGATCGGTGTCGACCCGCTCAAGTACATTGTCGCGCCACGCCTGTGGGCCGGCTTCATTTCCCTGCCGTTGCTGGCGATGATTTTCAGCGTGGTGGGTATCTGGGGCGGCTCGTGGGTGGCCGTCGACTGGCTGGGAGTCTATGACGGCTCCTACTGGTCGAACATGCAAAACAGCGTGACGTTCAGCGACGATGTGCTCAATGGCATCATCAAGAGCATCGTCTTCGCTTTTGTCGTGACCTGGATCGCCGTATTCCAAGGCTATGACTGCGAGCCCACTTCAGAGGGGATCAGTCGTGCCACTACCAAGACCGTTGTGTACGCCTCGTTGGCCGTACTCGGCCTGGACTTTATTCTGACCGCCTTGATGTTTGGAGATTTCTGA
- the mlaD gene encoding outer membrane lipid asymmetry maintenance protein MlaD: protein MQNRTLEIGVGLFLLAGILALLLLALRVSGLSPTSNTDTYKLYAYFDNIAGLTVRAKVTMAGVTIGKVTAIDLDRDSFTGRVTLQLEKRVDNLPTDSTASILTAGLLGEKYIGISVGGEDSLLKDGGTIHDTQSSLVLEDLIGKFLLNTVSKDAK from the coding sequence ATGCAAAACCGCACCCTGGAAATCGGTGTCGGCCTTTTCTTGCTGGCTGGCATCCTGGCTTTGTTGTTGCTCGCCTTGCGGGTCAGTGGCTTGTCCCCGACCTCGAACACCGACACTTATAAACTTTATGCCTACTTCGACAATATCGCCGGTTTGACTGTCAGAGCTAAGGTGACCATGGCCGGTGTGACCATCGGCAAGGTCACGGCTATCGATCTGGACCGCGACAGTTTCACCGGTCGGGTCACGCTGCAGCTGGAAAAGCGCGTAGATAATCTGCCGACTGACTCCACTGCATCTATCCTGACTGCTGGCCTGCTCGGCGAGAAATACATTGGTATCAGCGTCGGCGGGGAAGACTCGTTGCTCAAGGATGGTGGAACCATCCACGACACCCAGTCTTCACTGGTGCTTGAGGACCTGATCGGTAAGTTCCTGCTCAATACCGTTAGCAAAGACGCCAAATGA
- a CDS encoding RNA polymerase factor sigma-54, translating into MKPSLVLRMGQQLTMTPQLQQAIRLLQLSTLDLQQEIQEALESNPMLERQEEGDDFDNTDPLADSTEQKPNTDIQETSYQETAPTVDNLEDGEWNERIPNDLPVDTAWEDVYQTSASSLPSNDDDEWDFTTRTSAGESLQSHLLWQLNLAPMSDTDRLIAVTLIDCINNQGYLDETLEEILEAFDPELDIELDEIEAVLHRIQQFEPAGIGARNLGECLLLQLRQLPAKTPWLTEAKRLVTDFIDLLGSRDYSQLMRRMKLKEDELRQVIELVQSLNPRPGSQIESTEAEYVVPDVIVRKDNERWLVELNQESVPRLRVNPQYAGFVRRADTSADNTFMRNQLQEARWFIKSLQSRNETLMKVATQIVEHQRGFLEYGDEAMKPLVLHDIAEAVGMHESTISRVTTQKFMHTPRGIYELKYFFSSHVSTSEGGECSSTAIRAIIKKLVAAENQKKPLSDSKIAGLLEAQGIQVARRTVAKYRESLGIAPSSERKRLM; encoded by the coding sequence ATGAAACCATCGCTAGTCCTCAGAATGGGCCAGCAGCTGACGATGACCCCGCAGCTGCAACAGGCCATCCGCCTGCTCCAATTGTCGACCCTGGACCTGCAACAGGAAATCCAGGAGGCCCTGGAGTCCAACCCGATGCTCGAGCGCCAGGAAGAAGGCGACGACTTCGACAACACCGATCCGCTGGCCGACAGCACCGAACAGAAACCCAATACCGATATCCAGGAAACCTCCTACCAGGAAACCGCTCCGACGGTGGACAACCTCGAGGACGGTGAATGGAACGAGCGCATTCCCAACGACCTGCCGGTCGACACCGCCTGGGAAGATGTCTACCAGACCAGCGCCAGCAGCCTGCCCAGCAACGATGACGACGAGTGGGACTTCACCACCCGCACCTCGGCCGGCGAAAGCCTGCAGAGCCACCTGCTCTGGCAGTTGAACCTGGCCCCCATGTCGGACACCGATCGCCTGATCGCCGTCACCCTGATCGACTGCATCAACAACCAGGGTTACCTGGATGAAACCCTCGAAGAGATCCTCGAGGCCTTCGACCCGGAGCTGGATATCGAACTCGACGAGATCGAGGCCGTCCTGCACCGCATCCAGCAATTCGAGCCGGCCGGCATCGGCGCCCGCAACCTCGGCGAATGCCTGCTGCTGCAACTGCGCCAGCTGCCTGCCAAGACTCCCTGGCTGACCGAAGCCAAGCGCCTGGTCACCGACTTCATCGACCTGCTCGGCAGCCGCGACTACAGCCAGCTGATGCGCCGCATGAAGCTCAAGGAAGACGAGCTGCGCCAGGTCATCGAGCTGGTACAGAGCCTCAATCCCCGTCCGGGCTCGCAAATCGAATCCACCGAAGCCGAATACGTAGTCCCCGACGTGATAGTGCGCAAGGACAACGAACGCTGGCTGGTGGAACTGAACCAGGAATCCGTGCCGCGCCTGCGCGTCAATCCGCAGTACGCCGGCTTCGTGCGGCGCGCCGACACCAGCGCCGACAACACCTTCATGCGCAACCAGCTGCAGGAAGCCCGCTGGTTCATCAAGAGCCTGCAAAGCCGCAACGAGACCCTGATGAAAGTCGCCACCCAGATCGTCGAGCATCAGCGCGGCTTTCTCGAGTACGGCGACGAGGCGATGAAACCGCTGGTCCTGCATGACATCGCCGAAGCCGTCGGCATGCACGAGTCGACGATTTCACGAGTGACCACGCAAAAATTCATGCATACCCCACGGGGCATTTATGAACTGAAATACTTTTTCTCCAGCCACGTAAGTACCTCCGAAGGCGGCGAATGCTCGTCCACGGCGATCCGCGCGATCATCAAGAAACTGGTCGCCGCGGAAAATCAGAAAAAGCCGTTGAGTGACAGCAAGATCGCTGGTTTACTGGAGGCACAAGGCATTCAGGTAGCCCGTCGTACCGTCGCCAAGTACCGCGAATCCCTTGGGATTGCGCCTTCCAGCGAACGGAAGCGGTTGATGTAA
- a CDS encoding HAD family hydrolase, whose product MSTDLLQRGKHIKLAVFDVDGVLTDGRLYFLEDGSEFKTFNTLDGQGIKMLMAAGVQTAIISGRKTPVVERRAKNLGIPHLFQGREDKLVVLDGLLAQLGLSYEQVAYLGDDLPDLPVIRRVGLGMAVANAASFVREHAHGITQARGGEGAAREFCELILRAQGSLEAAHAAYL is encoded by the coding sequence ATGAGCACGGATCTGCTGCAACGCGGCAAGCACATCAAGCTGGCGGTATTCGACGTCGACGGCGTACTGACCGACGGTCGCCTGTATTTCCTCGAAGACGGCAGCGAGTTCAAGACCTTCAATACCCTCGATGGCCAGGGCATCAAGATGCTGATGGCCGCGGGCGTACAGACGGCGATCATCAGCGGACGCAAGACGCCGGTGGTCGAGCGCCGGGCGAAGAACCTGGGGATCCCCCACCTGTTCCAGGGCCGCGAGGATAAACTCGTGGTTCTGGACGGGCTTCTCGCCCAACTGGGCCTAAGCTATGAGCAGGTCGCCTATCTGGGCGACGACCTGCCGGACCTGCCGGTGATCCGCCGGGTGGGGCTGGGCATGGCCGTGGCCAATGCCGCCAGCTTCGTCCGCGAACATGCCCACGGCATCACCCAGGCCCGCGGCGGCGAAGGTGCCGCCCGTGAGTTCTGCGAACTGATCCTGCGCGCCCAAGGCAGCCTTGAAGCGGCCCACGCCGCCTACCTATAG
- the lptA gene encoding lipopolysaccharide transport periplasmic protein LptA, which translates to MRLVKTLPILLSLGAALGSVSAWALPNDSQQPIRIQADDAQLDDKNGVATYRGDVIITQGSMKVTGNTVTITRTQTGDIDVVTSVGNLAYFEQLQTQGDTKPVQGYGVTIQYHAAQNRVVLIDRAKVIDKDGNITQGEKIVYDTNKKLASAGRANGSKVTESRPRIDMVIQPKKKTDEKAQ; encoded by the coding sequence ATGAGGCTCGTTAAAACCCTCCCTATTTTGCTCAGTCTGGGCGCAGCACTGGGAAGCGTGAGCGCCTGGGCTCTGCCGAACGATAGCCAGCAACCCATCCGCATCCAGGCCGACGACGCTCAACTGGACGACAAGAATGGCGTAGCCACCTACCGGGGCGACGTGATCATCACCCAAGGCTCGATGAAGGTCACCGGCAACACCGTGACCATCACCCGTACCCAGACCGGCGATATCGACGTGGTGACTTCGGTGGGCAACCTGGCCTACTTCGAACAGCTGCAAACCCAGGGCGACACCAAGCCTGTCCAGGGCTATGGCGTTACCATCCAGTACCACGCCGCGCAAAACCGTGTCGTACTGATCGACCGCGCCAAGGTCATCGACAAGGACGGCAACATCACCCAGGGCGAGAAAATCGTCTACGACACGAACAAGAAGCTGGCCAGCGCCGGTCGCGCCAACGGCAGCAAGGTCACCGAGTCGCGTCCACGGATCGACATGGTCATCCAGCCGAAAAAGAAAACCGACGAGAAGGCCCAGTAA
- a CDS encoding phospholipid-binding protein MlaC, with product MISTLRRSLLVLLAALPLMANAVAAPSAHDLVQDTTSRLLADLSANKEKYKQDPQDFYAALNSIVGPVVDAEGISKSIMTVKYSRKATPQQMRTFEENFKRGLFQFYGNALLEYNNQGIVVDPARDESGDRTSVGMTVKGNNGAVYPVSYTLEKINGEWKLRNVIINGINIGKLFRDQFADAMQRNGNDLDKTINNWAGEVAKAKAATENASEKAGQ from the coding sequence ATGATCTCTACCTTGCGACGTAGCCTGCTGGTACTCCTGGCGGCGTTGCCGCTGATGGCTAACGCCGTGGCGGCGCCGTCCGCTCATGATCTGGTACAGGACACCACCAGCCGCTTGCTGGCCGACTTGTCTGCCAACAAAGAGAAATACAAGCAGGATCCGCAGGATTTCTATGCGGCGCTGAACAGCATCGTTGGCCCGGTCGTGGATGCCGAGGGCATTTCCAAGAGCATCATGACGGTCAAGTACTCGCGCAAGGCCACCCCGCAGCAAATGCGCACCTTTGAAGAGAACTTCAAGAGAGGCCTGTTCCAGTTCTATGGCAACGCCCTGCTGGAGTACAACAACCAGGGTATCGTCGTCGATCCTGCCCGAGACGAATCGGGCGATCGCACCAGTGTCGGCATGACCGTCAAGGGTAATAATGGCGCGGTCTATCCAGTGTCCTACACGCTGGAGAAGATCAATGGCGAGTGGAAACTGCGCAACGTGATCATCAATGGCATCAACATCGGCAAACTGTTCCGTGACCAGTTCGCCGACGCCATGCAGCGCAACGGCAACGACCTGGACAAGACCATCAACAACTGGGCCGGTGAAGTGGCCAAGGCGAAGGCCGCGACCGAAAACGCTTCAGAGAAGGCCGGGCAATGA
- the hpf gene encoding ribosome hibernation-promoting factor, HPF/YfiA family: MQVNISGHQLEVTEPLRAYIGEKLDRLERHFDKITNVQVTLAVEKLKQKIEATLHIHGGEVVANAEHDDMYAAIDLLTDKLDRQLKKHKEKQLHLLQGTGR; this comes from the coding sequence ATGCAAGTCAACATCAGTGGACACCAACTGGAAGTGACCGAACCTCTGCGCGCTTACATCGGCGAAAAACTCGACCGACTGGAGCGGCACTTTGACAAGATTACGAATGTGCAGGTAACGCTGGCCGTCGAGAAGCTGAAGCAGAAAATCGAGGCCACGCTGCACATCCACGGTGGGGAAGTCGTCGCCAATGCAGAACATGACGACATGTATGCCGCAATCGACTTGCTCACGGACAAGCTTGACCGCCAACTGAAAAAGCATAAGGAAAAGCAACTCCACCTTCTCCAAGGCACGGGTCGCTAA
- the lptB gene encoding LPS export ABC transporter ATP-binding protein encodes MATLKAQHLAKSYKSRQVVRDVSLSIDSGQIVGLLGPNGAGKTTCFYMIVGLVQADQGRILIDDLDVSHQPMHGRARAGIGYLPQEASIFRKLSVADNIMGILETRKELDKAGRRLELESLLQEFHINHIRDNLGMSLSGGERRRVEIARALATAPKFILLDEPFAGVDPISVGDIKQIIHHLKAKGIGVLITDHNVRETLDICETAYIVNDGQLIAEGDAETILANQLVKEVYLGHEFRL; translated from the coding sequence ATGGCAACTCTGAAAGCCCAGCACCTGGCCAAGAGCTACAAGAGCCGCCAGGTCGTGCGAGATGTCAGCCTGTCCATCGACAGCGGCCAGATCGTCGGCCTGCTCGGCCCCAACGGCGCCGGCAAGACCACCTGTTTCTACATGATCGTCGGCCTGGTCCAGGCCGATCAGGGACGCATCCTGATCGACGACCTGGACGTCAGCCACCAGCCGATGCACGGCCGCGCGCGTGCCGGGATCGGCTACCTGCCCCAGGAAGCCTCGATCTTCCGCAAGCTCTCGGTAGCCGACAACATCATGGGCATCCTCGAGACCCGCAAGGAACTCGACAAGGCCGGACGCCGCCTGGAACTGGAAAGCCTGCTGCAGGAATTCCACATCAACCATATTCGCGACAACCTCGGCATGAGCCTTTCCGGTGGTGAGCGTCGCCGCGTGGAAATCGCCCGCGCACTGGCCACCGCTCCCAAGTTCATCCTGCTCGACGAACCTTTCGCCGGCGTGGACCCTATCTCGGTGGGCGACATCAAGCAGATCATCCACCACCTGAAGGCCAAGGGCATCGGCGTACTGATCACCGACCACAACGTCCGCGAAACCCTGGACATCTGCGAAACCGCCTACATCGTCAACGACGGTCAATTGATCGCCGAAGGCGACGCCGAAACCATCCTGGCCAACCAACTGGTCAAGGAAGTGTATCTGGGCCATGAGTTCCGCCTGTAA
- the lptC gene encoding LPS export ABC transporter periplasmic protein LptC, translating into MLSKKIRNILIFGIITALFLAVGYWNISPERFLDKPVVQVDESAIDYYAINAHSVQYLPDGKLQYEMTSDKVEHLKATEVTLLTNPDLHMYRGTAFPWHVQSERGEVNPDGTEVELIDSVRVARTDEKNRNLLITTTRMTVFPQKQYAQTDQDVRIDGAGGVTTGKGMKAYLKDGRMNLLSNVRGQYEAR; encoded by the coding sequence ATGCTGAGCAAAAAGATTCGCAACATACTGATCTTCGGCATCATCACCGCGCTGTTCCTGGCGGTGGGATACTGGAACATCAGCCCGGAACGCTTCCTCGACAAGCCGGTCGTGCAGGTCGACGAAAGCGCCATCGACTACTACGCCATCAACGCTCACAGCGTGCAGTACCTGCCCGACGGCAAGCTGCAGTACGAAATGACTTCCGACAAGGTCGAGCACCTCAAGGCCACCGAGGTAACGCTGCTGACCAACCCGGACCTGCACATGTATCGGGGCACCGCCTTTCCCTGGCACGTCCAGAGCGAGCGCGGCGAAGTCAACCCGGACGGCACCGAGGTGGAGCTGATCGATTCGGTACGAGTTGCCCGCACCGACGAGAAGAATCGCAACCTGTTGATCACCACGACCCGCATGACAGTATTCCCGCAGAAGCAATATGCGCAGACCGATCAAGACGTTAGAATCGACGGAGCCGGCGGCGTGACGACTGGCAAGGGAATGAAAGCGTATTTGAAAGACGGCAGGATGAACCTGCTATCGAACGTAAGAGGACAGTATGAGGCTCGTTAA
- the ptsN gene encoding PTS IIA-like nitrogen regulatory protein PtsN has protein sequence MIRLESILTPGRSLVNVPGGSKKRALEQIANLISREVPDLEMQDVFESLIAREKLGSTGFGNGIAIPHCRLKGCESPISALMHLDAPIDFDAIDGAPVDLLFVLLVPEAATDAHLELLRQIASMLDRKEVRDKLRSATSNEALYKVVLDEQNGQ, from the coding sequence ATGATCCGACTTGAAAGCATCCTGACCCCCGGCCGTTCCCTGGTGAACGTGCCGGGCGGCAGTAAAAAACGCGCCCTCGAACAAATTGCCAACCTGATCAGCCGCGAAGTGCCGGATCTGGAGATGCAAGATGTCTTCGAAAGCCTGATTGCCCGTGAAAAACTGGGTTCTACCGGTTTTGGCAACGGCATCGCCATTCCACACTGCCGCCTCAAAGGCTGTGAGTCGCCCATCAGTGCCCTGATGCACCTGGACGCTCCCATCGATTTCGACGCCATCGACGGCGCACCGGTCGACCTGCTGTTCGTGCTGCTGGTCCCGGAAGCCGCCACCGATGCCCATCTGGAACTGCTTCGGCAGATTGCCAGCATGCTTGACCGCAAAGAGGTGCGCGACAAACTGCGCAGCGCCACCAGCAACGAAGCCTTGTACAAGGTTGTCCTGGACGAACAGAACGGTCAGTAG
- a CDS encoding KpsF/GutQ family sugar-phosphate isomerase, protein MSQSTDLIQSAQRTIRLEIEAVEGLLPHIDADFVRACEMILASKGRVVVVGMGKSGHIGNKIAATLASTGTTAFFVHPAEASHGDMGMITRDDVILALSNSGSTNEIVTLLPLIKRLGIQLISITGNPDSPLAKAAEVNLNVQIKQEACPLNLAPTSSTTAALVMGDALAVALLEARGFTAEDFAFSHPGGALGRRLLLKVENVMHAGDQLPQVQRGTLLKDALMEMTRKGLGMTVIVEADGRLAGVFTDGDLRRTLDRTIDIHHTTIDEVMTLHGKTARAEMLAAEALKIMEDNRINALVVVDKEDRPIGAFNLSDLLRAGVM, encoded by the coding sequence ATGAGCCAATCCACCGACCTGATTCAATCGGCACAACGCACCATCCGCCTCGAGATAGAAGCAGTAGAAGGCTTGCTGCCCCATATCGACGCAGATTTCGTACGCGCTTGCGAGATGATTCTGGCCAGCAAAGGCCGCGTAGTGGTGGTCGGCATGGGCAAGTCCGGGCATATCGGCAACAAGATCGCCGCGACCCTGGCCAGCACCGGCACCACGGCATTTTTTGTCCATCCGGCCGAAGCCAGCCACGGCGACATGGGCATGATTACCCGGGACGACGTGATCCTGGCCCTGTCCAATTCCGGCTCGACCAATGAAATCGTGACCCTGCTGCCGTTGATCAAGCGCCTGGGCATCCAGCTGATCAGCATCACCGGCAACCCCGATTCGCCGCTGGCCAAGGCCGCCGAGGTCAACCTCAACGTCCAGATCAAGCAGGAAGCATGCCCGCTGAACCTGGCCCCGACCTCCTCGACCACCGCCGCCCTGGTCATGGGCGATGCCCTGGCCGTGGCGCTGCTGGAAGCCCGCGGCTTCACCGCCGAAGACTTCGCCTTCTCCCATCCGGGAGGCGCCCTGGGCCGTCGCTTGCTGCTCAAGGTCGAGAACGTGATGCACGCCGGCGATCAGTTGCCGCAGGTCCAGCGCGGCACGCTGCTCAAGGACGCCCTGATGGAAATGACCCGCAAGGGCCTGGGCATGACCGTCATCGTCGAGGCCGACGGCCGCCTGGCCGGGGTTTTCACGGACGGCGACCTGCGCCGCACCCTGGATCGCACCATCGATATCCATCACACCACCATCGATGAAGTCATGACCCTTCACGGCAAGACGGCCCGCGCCGAAATGCTGGCGGCCGAGGCCCTGAAGATCATGGAAGACAATCGAATCAACGCGCTGGTCGTAGTGGACAAGGAAGATCGCCCGATCGGCGCCTTCAACCTGTCCGACCTGCTGCGCGCGGGAGTCATGTAA
- a CDS encoding ATP-binding cassette domain-containing protein — protein sequence MSADNAYAVELKGLSFKRGARSIFNNVDIRIPRGKVTGIMGPSGCGKTTLLRLMGAQLRPSSGEVWVNGQNLPALSRGDLFDARKQMGVLFQSGALFTDLDVFENVAFPLRVHTQLPDEMIRDIVLLKLQAVGLRGAIDLMPDELSGGMKRRVALARAIALDPQILMYDEPFVGQDPIAMGVLVRLIRLLNDALGITSIVVSHDLAETASIADYIYVVGDGQVLGQGTPDELMDSDNPRIRQFMKGDPDGPVPFHFPAPDYRADLLGKR from the coding sequence ATGAGTGCCGATAACGCCTACGCGGTCGAGCTGAAGGGACTGTCCTTCAAGCGCGGTGCGCGCAGCATCTTCAATAATGTCGATATCCGTATTCCACGCGGCAAGGTCACCGGCATCATGGGACCTTCCGGTTGCGGCAAGACCACGCTCTTGCGGCTGATGGGCGCGCAATTGCGCCCCAGCAGCGGTGAGGTCTGGGTCAACGGGCAGAATCTGCCGGCGCTGTCGCGCGGCGATCTGTTCGATGCTCGCAAGCAGATGGGGGTGCTGTTCCAGAGCGGCGCGCTGTTCACCGATCTCGATGTCTTCGAGAACGTCGCCTTTCCATTGCGCGTCCATACCCAGCTGCCGGATGAAATGATCCGCGATATCGTCCTGCTCAAACTGCAGGCGGTCGGCTTGCGCGGCGCGATCGATCTGATGCCCGACGAGCTGTCCGGCGGCATGAAACGTCGTGTGGCACTGGCCCGGGCCATCGCCCTGGACCCGCAGATCCTTATGTACGACGAACCGTTCGTAGGCCAGGACCCCATTGCCATGGGCGTGCTGGTGCGCCTGATCCGCCTGCTCAACGACGCGCTGGGAATCACCAGCATCGTGGTTTCCCACGACCTGGCGGAAACCGCGAGCATCGCCGACTACATCTATGTCGTGGGTGATGGCCAGGTGCTGGGGCAGGGTACGCCCGACGAACTGATGGACTCCGATAACCCGCGGATCCGCCAGTTCATGAAAGGCGACCCAGACGGTCCGGTACCCTTTCACTTTCCAGCGCCGGACTACCGCGCAGATCTTCTGGGGAAGCGCTGA